A segment of the Panicum hallii strain FIL2 chromosome 1, PHallii_v3.1, whole genome shotgun sequence genome:
GCTGAGATGGCTCAACTATCTGAGGCCAAACATTAAGCATGGTGACTTCACAGAAGAAGAGGAGCATATCATTTGCAGCCTCTACATTAGCATCGGAAGCAGGTAACAATCAGCTAACATAATTACCAAACTGCATCTCATGTCGGCATGTGTAGTTGTTTATACAACCTCTGCCTCTGCACATAGTTTCCTTCTTTCTCTGAACAAATTTGATCAGAGATCCTTAGCTTCGTTAGAAAAGAAGACTAAGCTACTAGATCATATCCCATGCATAAGCACGGCATACAACAATAACCTGTTGGCTAAGTACCTGCTGCTCATCATCGTTCGTATTCAGGTGGTCCATCATTGCAGCGCAGCTGCCGGGACGAACGGACAACGACATCAAGAACTACTGGAACACCAAGCTGAAGAAGAAGCTCCTCGGCAAGCGCGCGCCGTCCCGCCGCGCGAGGCCGAACCAGGCGGATCCCTACCTCGCCGCAGCGGGCGGCAACATGTGCAGCACCAGCGGCGGCGTCAACAACGGCAGCAGCGCCACGGCGGCCACGCCGCAAGCCCTAAGCGCGTCGGCGCTCGAGCGCATCCAGCTCCACATGCGCCTCCAAGCAGGCCTCTACGGCGCGTTCGGCTGCGCCACTAACAACGAcaacgccgccgcggccgcggccgcggccgcgccacAGTGGCCGAAGCACGAGACGCTGCTTCAGACGAACAAGCTGCTCCAGGGTTCGCTGCCGACCGATGCCGTGGCGACGACAGTCAGCGTGCAGCAGCCCCAGCATTTGGTCGACCAGACCGGCCTCGCAGCCGGCGCCGGTGCGGCAGCCATCGAAGCCGAGCACCAGCtcagctctgccgccggcgcaacCTACATGGCGCCGCCGGGGAGTTTCGAGCGGCCCAAGCTAGGGTTTTACTCGGCACccgccgaggccgaggccgccAGTGCAGAGATGACCCCAAGCCCGATGGTGGGCGTCTACGGCGCCGGCGGCTTCGGACCCCACCACGACGAGCTCTACGACTTCCTGTACAGCAAGTACGGATCtctcggcggcggcgtggcgcagGGCGGGCATGCGCATATCCCGCCGCTGACGGAGCTGCAGTGcccggacgccgccgccgccgccgtcggcgccGACGAGAAGTTCTCGACGTGGGCCGCGTCCTGCGACtacggcacggcggccggtggcCATCAGCTCCATGGGAACCCCATCAGTAGCAGCCTGCAGGATTACGTGCTGGGCGGCTACGATCAATGATACTAGGGCTAGTTTTTGCCGTGTTGTATTATACATCCAATCCAATTCATAGTTGGTAATTAATTCGGTATGTGTATGCTTGATTCTCGATCGTTGAGGTTAAAACTTACTTGTTCATATATATACTTGTACTGTATGTGAATGGAATGTTGAGTCAAAAATACTGGTTTAATCGCCATATCCATATACTTGTGTACGATCATCTATTGCATCTCCGATGTGTCACTGAGAGTCTGAAACCAAGCTGCTTGTTCTTTCTTGACGTTTCAGAACCTCTCCCCAATGGCCTCCGATCCGCGGGCGTCGAAGGTTCCCCGGCGCTCTCCCCCGGTCGTGGTTTAATTTGGAGGACACCGAGTGATCCCGATCGGCGTTCCAAACAATGACCAGACCAGAGCTCGCATGGCATCTATCGGAGCGGTcgtcgcggcggcgcgcggaggccACAGAGATGCGCGTGTGAGAGCTGCGGGACAGCGGGAGCGTGGCGTGTGGGTGTGCCCCGCGGGTCTCGGCGTGTCCGCCGCGACCCGCGAGCGAGGAGGCCGCGGTCACCGCGGGTT
Coding sequences within it:
- the LOC112873235 gene encoding transcription factor CSA-like → MGRAPCCDKASVKKGPWSPEEDAKLKAYIEEHGTGGNWIALPQKIGLKRCGKSCRLRWLNYLRPNIKHGDFTEEEEHIICSLYISIGSRWSIIAAQLPGRTDNDIKNYWNTKLKKKLLGKRAPSRRARPNQADPYLAAAGGNMCSTSGGVNNGSSATAATPQALSASALERIQLHMRLQAGLYGAFGCATNNDNAAAAAAAAAPQWPKHETLLQTNKLLQGSLPTDAVATTVSVQQPQHLVDQTGLAAGAGAAAIEAEHQLSSAAGATYMAPPGSFERPKLGFYSAPAEAEAASAEMTPSPMVGVYGAGGFGPHHDELYDFLYSKYGSLGGGVAQGGHAHIPPLTELQCPDAAAAAVGADEKFSTWAASCDYGTAAGGHQLHGNPISSSLQDYVLGGYDQ